A genomic window from Silene latifolia isolate original U9 population chromosome 11, ASM4854445v1, whole genome shotgun sequence includes:
- the LOC141612503 gene encoding receptor-like protein kinase FERONIA, producing the protein MTIIIIGSVIGVSILDSVLLFALFRRRQQQHKKLFTSANSSRPSIQTDLCRRFSLTQIRVATRDFDQNFIIGRGGFGKVYKGCIDGGATHVAVKRLNPISKQGEQEFLTEIEMLSKLRHKHLVSLIGYCDEKGEMILLYEYMPRGTLRDHLNYRDAKETCKNEVLSWNQRLMICLGSARGLEYLHGGTQQLIIHRDVKSTNILLDDKWTAKVSDFGLSKVGPASDTGVGHVSTIVKGSFGYLDPEYYQRGQLTEKSDVYSFGVMLFEVLCARPAVELNLPNVRACYTKGILYTIVDPTLTGQITHECLSKFGEIAELCIRVNRDERPSMRDVVLSLEFMLTLQQTAENTGDVSLMVDFTISSNATCGGENGASTISFGEYVSESRAVGIDTQGSTVASNTAVTNSHMAVKSGSVFSEIFDLRAR; encoded by the coding sequence ATGACTATCATTATTATAGGAAGTGTCATTGGTGTTTCAATACTAGATTCTGTTCTTCTATTTGCTTTGTTTCGACGCAGACAACAACAGCATAAGAAGCTATTTACATCGGCCAACTCGTCTAGACCGTCCATACAAACCGATCTGTGTCGACGTTTCTCGTTGACCCAGATAAGGGTTGCCACACGTGACTTCGATCAAAACTTTATCATTGGCCGGGGCGGGTTTGGAAAGGTGTACAAAGGTTGCATAGATGGTGGAGCCACTCATGTGGCTGTCAAACGACTAAACCCGATATCCAAACAGGGAGAGCAAGAGTTCCTGACTGAAATTGAGATGCTTTCAAAACTGCGTCACAAACATTTGGTGTCCTTGATCGGGTATTGTGACGAAAAGGGAGAGATGATATTGCTATACGAGTACATGCCCCGTGGTACCCTTCGTGACCACTTAAATTACAGGGACGCTAAAGAAACATGCAAAAATGAAGTATTATCATGGAACCAACGTTTGATGATTTGCCTAGGGTCGGCTCGTGGGCTAGAATATCTCCATGGGGGAACACAACAGTTGATCATTCACCGTGATGTCAAGTCCACTAATATTTTGCTCGATGACAAGTGGACCGCCAAGGTGTCAGACTTTGGGCTCTCGAAAGTGGGTCCTGCAAGTGATACAGGAGTGGGCCATGTTAGTACTATTGTTAAAGGCAGCTTTGGGTATTTGGATCCCGAGTATTATCAACGTGGACAATTAACTGAGAAGTCGGATGTTTATTCATTTGGAGTCATGTTATTTGAAGTCCTATGTGCCCGACCAGCTGTTGAACTTAACCTTCCTAATGTTCGAGCTTGCTACACAAAAGGGATCCTCTACACTATAGTCGATCCTACTCTAACGGGTCAAATCACACACGAGTGTCTAAGTAAATTTGGGGAGATTGCAGAGTTGTGTATAAGGGTTAATCGCGATGAACGTCCCTCCATGAGGGACGTAGTATTGAGTTTAGAATTCATGCTAACACTTCAACAAACCGCCGAGAACACTGGTGATGTTAGTCTAATGGTGGATTTCACGATTAGTAGTAATGCTACTTGTGGTGGTGAAAATGGTGCTTCCACAATTTCATTTGGGGAGTATGTTTCCGAAAGTAGAGCAGTTGGTATTGATACTCAAGGATCGACTGTCGCTAGTAATACTGCTGTTACAAATTCTCATATGGCGGTCAAGTCGGGTTCAGTATTTTCTGAGATCTTTGATCTACGGGCTAGATGA